Proteins encoded by one window of Sphingomonas ginkgonis:
- a CDS encoding type III pantothenate kinase — translation MLLAIDAGNTNLVFALVDHERQIRARWRIATDPRRTADQYAVWLHQLLELEGFTRDDVDAVIIGTVVPRALHNLQVLSSKYFHREALVAGQGSAAWPIRLDVDEPENVGADRALNVIAAHAKYPGDLVVIDFGTATTLEVVDYSGAYKGGIIAPGINLSLDALVGAAAKLPRIAIEAPESRSVIGRTTNSQMLSGIYWGYVAMIEGLLARVKAEIGRPVTVVATGGLAVLFNRHTDAFDALEPDLTIQGLALLHQQVTQKA, via the coding sequence ATGCTTCTCGCGATCGACGCCGGCAACACCAACCTGGTCTTCGCACTGGTCGACCACGAGCGGCAGATCCGTGCCCGCTGGCGGATCGCGACCGACCCCCGGCGGACGGCGGACCAGTATGCGGTATGGCTCCACCAGCTGCTTGAGCTGGAGGGTTTCACCCGCGACGACGTTGACGCGGTGATCATCGGCACGGTGGTGCCGCGCGCGCTCCACAATCTGCAGGTCCTTTCGAGCAAATATTTCCACCGCGAGGCCTTGGTCGCGGGGCAGGGGAGCGCGGCGTGGCCGATCCGGCTAGATGTCGACGAGCCGGAGAATGTCGGTGCCGACCGCGCGCTCAACGTCATCGCCGCGCACGCCAAATATCCCGGCGATCTGGTCGTCATCGATTTCGGCACCGCGACGACCCTGGAGGTCGTCGACTACAGCGGAGCCTACAAGGGCGGGATCATCGCGCCCGGGATCAATCTCAGCCTCGACGCACTCGTCGGGGCAGCAGCCAAGCTGCCGCGGATCGCGATTGAAGCCCCGGAGAGCCGCAGCGTCATCGGGCGCACGACCAACAGCCAGATGCTGTCCGGCATCTACTGGGGCTATGTGGCGATGATTGAAGGACTGCTAGCGCGGGTGAAGGCGGAAATCGGCCGTCCCGTGACGGTGGTTGCGACCGGCGGCCTCGCCGTCCTGTTCAATCGGCATACCGATGCCTTCGACGCGCTCGAGCCCGATTTGACCATTCAGGGGCTGGCGCTCCTCCATCAGCAGGTGACTCAGAAAGCATGA
- a CDS encoding ribonuclease J, with translation MTPGDELLFLALGGSGEIGMNVNLYGTQGKWLMVDCGLTFSDHDYPGIDLVLPDLDFIERRRRDLVGIVLTHGHEDHIGALPYLAADLQVPLYASPFTAGLIAGKLEEEGLTGTVPLRIVERGASVDLGPFKVRWVPLAHSIPEANGLLIETTRGKVFHTGDWKIDRTPVLAQPSTPEALTKIGDAGVLALVCDSTNVFTETESGSESDVYQGLLDSCRDAPGRMLVTTFASNAARMETIGRVAVETGRQVCVAGRSLDRILKVARATGYLRDFPEPIRFDEAMRLPRREVMIIATGGQGEPRAALGRIAFGQHELKLGEGDTVIFSSKQIPGNEVAIRRIMNALSDLGALIITDRQAHVHVSGHPGRPELLQMYRWIRPEILLPVHGEDRHIAEQARLGASAGIPYNFRQTNGDLVRLAPDGPVKIGEERVGRLVLDGDVILSSDGATINQRRKIAFSGLIAVSIVLDRRGALVGEPQVRPVGVPVEEDREDFIRDAAGSAAKAVGAGIDEEALKENVRLAVRRCATAWTGKKPVVEVLITRLP, from the coding sequence ATGACCCCCGGCGACGAGCTTCTCTTCCTGGCGCTCGGCGGCTCGGGCGAGATTGGCATGAACGTCAATCTCTACGGCACGCAGGGCAAGTGGCTGATGGTCGACTGCGGCCTGACGTTCAGCGATCATGACTACCCCGGGATCGACCTTGTCCTACCCGACCTCGACTTCATTGAGCGGCGGCGGCGCGACCTGGTCGGCATTGTCCTGACGCATGGTCACGAGGACCATATTGGGGCGCTTCCCTACCTCGCCGCCGACCTCCAGGTGCCGCTCTACGCCTCGCCCTTCACGGCCGGGCTGATCGCCGGCAAGCTGGAGGAGGAGGGGCTGACCGGCACTGTTCCGCTCCGCATCGTCGAGCGTGGCGCGTCGGTCGATCTCGGACCGTTTAAGGTGCGCTGGGTTCCGCTCGCCCACTCCATTCCCGAGGCCAACGGCCTGCTGATCGAGACTACCCGGGGCAAGGTCTTCCACACAGGCGACTGGAAGATCGACCGAACGCCGGTGCTTGCCCAGCCGAGCACTCCCGAGGCGCTGACCAAGATCGGCGACGCGGGCGTGCTGGCGCTGGTGTGCGACTCGACCAACGTCTTCACCGAGACGGAGAGCGGCAGCGAATCGGACGTCTACCAAGGCCTCCTCGACAGCTGCCGGGACGCGCCGGGCCGCATGCTCGTGACGACCTTCGCCTCCAACGCCGCGCGGATGGAGACGATCGGGCGGGTGGCGGTCGAGACGGGGCGCCAGGTTTGCGTGGCCGGCCGTTCGCTTGACCGCATCCTGAAGGTGGCGCGTGCGACTGGCTATCTGCGCGACTTCCCCGAGCCGATTCGGTTCGACGAGGCGATGCGCCTGCCGCGACGCGAGGTGATGATCATCGCGACCGGTGGCCAGGGCGAGCCGCGCGCGGCGCTTGGCCGGATCGCCTTTGGCCAGCATGAACTCAAGCTCGGCGAGGGTGACACGGTCATCTTCTCGTCCAAGCAGATCCCCGGAAACGAGGTCGCGATCAGACGGATCATGAACGCGCTCAGCGACCTGGGCGCACTGATCATCACGGATCGCCAGGCGCATGTTCACGTCTCGGGCCATCCGGGTCGGCCCGAGCTGCTCCAGATGTACCGCTGGATCCGGCCCGAAATCCTGCTGCCGGTTCATGGCGAGGACCGGCACATCGCCGAACAGGCGCGGCTCGGGGCGTCGGCGGGCATCCCGTACAATTTTCGACAGACCAACGGCGACCTGGTCCGCCTCGCCCCGGATGGCCCGGTCAAGATCGGCGAGGAGAGGGTCGGGCGCCTGGTGCTCGACGGCGACGTGATCCTATCCTCCGACGGCGCCACCATCAATCAGCGGCGCAAGATCGCCTTTTCCGGGCTGATCGCCGTATCGATCGTGCTTGACCGCCGTGGCGCGCTGGTCGGGGAGCCGCAAGTCCGTCCGGTCGGCGTGCCAGTGGAGGAGGACCGCGAGGACTTCATCCGTGACGCCGCCGGAAGCGCGGCCAAGGCGGTCGGCGCCGGGATCGACGAGGAAGCGCTGAAGGAGAATGTCCGGCTCGCCGTCCGCCGCTGCGCGACAGCCTGGACGGGAAAGAAGCCGGTGGTCGAGGTGCTGATCACCCGCCTGCCATGA
- a CDS encoding DUF1467 family protein codes for MKWTSISAIYFLFWTFSAFVLLPFGVRTSEEAGEERIPGQADSAPHRFDLSRHLLRTTVVATALFALYYLNWTFGWIGTDAFDFYHPN; via the coding sequence ATGAAGTGGACGTCGATCAGCGCGATCTACTTCCTGTTCTGGACGTTCAGCGCCTTCGTCCTCCTGCCCTTCGGGGTGCGGACGAGCGAGGAGGCGGGCGAGGAGCGGATCCCGGGCCAGGCCGACAGCGCGCCGCACCGGTTCGACCTATCGCGCCACCTGCTGCGCACGACGGTCGTCGCGACTGCCCTGTTCGCACTCTATTATCTCAACTGGACGTTCGGCTGGATCGGCACCGACGCGTTCGACTTCTACCACCCGAACTGA
- a CDS encoding DUF2336 domain-containing protein, with product MADRPVHPARPARERRLAVVRTDFFLPEAERLTEQERALMTAMLLGLVESLSDEIRVELPGSAPPVGEPDAALLCARLGETGLLQQDRLVALLLRRADEARVADQLVSGGATPRFVQGLVSHHNSIVAEAAMGLVLARGRRRDRFGHVGVDFADLDGDTAVLLAHALAAALAVETERGDEPFAHAADALLGRHDEGLRLEAIEGRLIAALQAGGELDDALLLTLADEGELGLLTAALAERAGISGDEAWERLSCPGSGRLAELLRIAAVTRPAAASLFAGIGAVIGLQDPAGEIGRFDQISGAQAEACRRALRLNPAYRRAADRLHGQRG from the coding sequence ATGGCTGACCGCCCGGTCCACCCTGCGCGCCCCGCGCGGGAGCGCCGGCTTGCGGTCGTGCGCACCGATTTCTTCCTGCCGGAAGCCGAGCGGCTTACCGAGCAAGAGCGGGCGTTGATGACGGCAATGCTGCTCGGGCTGGTCGAAAGCCTGTCCGACGAGATTAGGGTCGAGCTGCCCGGCTCCGCACCGCCGGTCGGCGAGCCGGACGCGGCGCTCCTGTGCGCGCGGCTGGGCGAGACCGGGCTGCTGCAGCAGGACCGATTGGTCGCGCTGCTGCTGCGCCGGGCCGACGAGGCGCGGGTCGCCGATCAGCTTGTTTCCGGCGGTGCGACTCCGCGCTTCGTGCAAGGGCTGGTTAGTCACCACAACAGCATCGTGGCCGAGGCGGCGATGGGCCTGGTCCTCGCGCGCGGGCGGCGGCGCGACCGCTTCGGGCATGTCGGGGTGGATTTTGCGGACCTCGACGGCGACACCGCCGTGCTGCTCGCCCATGCACTGGCGGCGGCTCTGGCCGTCGAGACCGAGCGGGGGGACGAGCCGTTCGCCCATGCCGCCGACGCGCTGCTCGGCCGACACGACGAAGGCCTGCGGCTGGAGGCCATAGAGGGACGGCTGATCGCCGCGCTTCAGGCTGGCGGCGAGCTCGACGACGCCTTGCTGCTGACGCTCGCGGACGAGGGCGAGCTTGGGCTGCTCACCGCAGCACTCGCCGAGCGAGCGGGGATCAGCGGTGACGAAGCATGGGAGAGGCTGAGCTGCCCCGGCAGTGGCCGGCTCGCCGAGCTGCTGCGGATCGCGGCAGTTACGCGGCCGGCGGCAGCCTCGTTGTTTGCCGGGATCGGCGCGGTCATCGGCCTTCAGGACCCGGCCGGAGAAATCGGCCGCTTCGACCAGATCAGTGGCGCGCAGGCCGAGGCTTGCCGCCGCGCGCTTCGTCTTAACCCCGCCTATCGTCGCGCCGCGGACCGGTTGCATGGCCAGCGCGGCTGA
- a CDS encoding sensor histidine kinase yields MASAAELPPFGGLLDRVGHLVEADEPLARLQQEAGSALGQPLAVPQLAALARLARRLGVPISRPIIAAGARRDIDLWVRAEPADDQVRLIVERWTERPPASPRWALALAPEPEPEPSSADEQWSTDRELRITRISDGLARWLAITPEAALGNPLTRLVRLEEDEEGAIPLMVALAGRRGFSGQAASPRSAGSEPLLLAAEVLTDPAGQFAGFEGRATLAAAEASRSAAAVAQASSDVDHALDEALRSPLDRIIAEAEQIVDRSEGPLRSDYAAYASDIVAAGRHLLEVIRAMGKEPAEEDGRVDLGDLAREAVGLVEKRAQERSVNLVASGERGALPVRGQSRAIVQILVNLIGNAVRHSPQGGQVELRFGGGPLTSVTIADRGPGIALQDQQRIFERFEQAGQPREGAGLGLAISRRLARAMGGDIHLESVAGQGARFTLMLPAA; encoded by the coding sequence ATGGCCAGCGCGGCTGAGCTCCCGCCCTTCGGCGGTCTGCTCGACCGGGTGGGCCACTTGGTCGAAGCCGACGAGCCGCTTGCGCGCCTGCAGCAGGAAGCCGGGTCCGCGCTCGGGCAGCCGCTAGCCGTGCCGCAGCTCGCCGCGCTGGCCCGGCTCGCCCGGCGGCTCGGCGTGCCCATCTCGCGTCCGATCATCGCCGCGGGGGCACGCCGCGACATCGACCTGTGGGTGCGAGCAGAGCCGGCCGACGATCAGGTGCGTCTGATCGTCGAACGCTGGACCGAACGGCCACCCGCAAGCCCACGCTGGGCGCTCGCGCTCGCCCCCGAGCCGGAGCCGGAGCCAAGCTCGGCGGACGAGCAATGGAGCACCGATCGCGAGCTTCGGATCACCCGCATCAGCGACGGGCTTGCGCGCTGGCTGGCGATCACGCCGGAAGCTGCGCTCGGCAACCCGCTCACCCGACTCGTCCGGCTTGAGGAGGATGAAGAGGGCGCAATCCCGCTGATGGTCGCGCTGGCCGGCCGACGCGGCTTCTCCGGCCAGGCTGCTAGCCCCCGGTCGGCCGGCAGCGAACCGCTGCTGCTCGCGGCCGAGGTGCTGACCGATCCCGCAGGACAATTCGCCGGGTTCGAGGGCCGGGCCACGCTGGCCGCCGCCGAGGCGTCGCGCTCCGCCGCGGCCGTTGCCCAGGCCAGCAGCGACGTGGACCATGCGCTCGACGAGGCGCTGCGCAGCCCGCTGGACCGGATCATCGCCGAGGCGGAGCAGATCGTCGATCGCTCCGAAGGGCCGCTGCGGTCAGATTATGCGGCCTACGCCAGCGACATCGTCGCTGCCGGGCGCCATTTGCTCGAAGTGATCCGGGCGATGGGCAAGGAGCCGGCGGAAGAAGATGGCCGTGTCGACCTCGGCGATCTCGCCCGGGAGGCGGTCGGCCTGGTCGAGAAGCGGGCGCAGGAGCGGAGCGTGAACCTGGTCGCAAGCGGCGAGCGTGGGGCGCTCCCGGTTCGCGGGCAGTCCCGCGCCATCGTGCAGATCCTCGTCAACCTGATCGGCAACGCGGTCCGCCACTCGCCCCAGGGCGGGCAGGTCGAGCTACGCTTTGGCGGCGGTCCGCTTACCTCGGTCACGATCGCGGATCGCGGTCCCGGGATTGCACTTCAGGACCAGCAGCGCATCTTCGAGCGGTTCGAGCAGGCCGGCCAGCCAAGGGAAGGCGCCGGACTCGGCCTCGCCATCTCGCGCCGGCTGGCCCGCGCTATGGGCGGCGACATTCATCTCGAGAGCGTGGCAGGGCAAGGCGCCCGCTTCACGCTGATGCTGCCGGCCGCCTGA
- a CDS encoding citrate synthase: protein MSNDSASLNLAGKDVPLPVMSGTVGPDVVDIRKLYGQTGAFTYDPGFTSTASCQSAITYIDGEQGILLHRGYPIDQLAENSTFMEVAYLLLHGELPNKDELDKFVYTISRHTMVHEQLATFFRGFRRDAHPMAVLVGVVGALSSFYHDSTDITDPQQRLIASHRLIAKMPTLVAMAYKYSIGQPFLYPDNSLGYTANFLRMTFGVPAEHYEVNPVIERAMRRIFILHADHEQNASTSTVRLAGSSGANPFACIAAGIACLWGPAHGGANEAALNMLREIGDVKRIPEYIARAKDKDDPFRLMGFGHRVYKNFDPRAKVMKATADEVLKELNISDPVLDVAKELEHIALSDSYFIDKKLYPNVDFYSGVILNAIGFPTEMFTALFALARTVGWVAQWNEMIADPEQKIGRPRQLYTGSAQRDYVQVGDRK, encoded by the coding sequence ATGTCGAACGACAGCGCCTCGCTGAACCTTGCCGGCAAGGACGTGCCGCTCCCGGTCATGTCGGGGACGGTCGGTCCCGACGTCGTCGATATCCGCAAGCTCTACGGCCAGACAGGGGCCTTCACCTACGATCCGGGCTTCACCTCGACCGCCAGTTGCCAGAGTGCGATCACCTACATCGACGGCGAGCAGGGCATCCTTCTCCACCGCGGCTACCCGATCGATCAGCTGGCCGAGAATTCGACCTTCATGGAGGTTGCCTATCTGCTGCTCCATGGCGAGCTTCCGAACAAGGACGAGCTGGACAAGTTCGTCTACACCATCAGCCGCCACACGATGGTCCACGAGCAGCTGGCGACCTTCTTCCGCGGCTTCCGGCGCGACGCGCACCCGATGGCGGTGCTGGTCGGCGTGGTCGGCGCCCTGTCGAGCTTCTACCACGACAGCACCGACATCACCGACCCCCAGCAGCGCCTGATCGCCTCGCACCGGCTGATCGCCAAGATGCCGACACTGGTCGCGATGGCCTACAAGTACAGCATCGGCCAACCGTTCCTCTATCCCGACAACAGCCTCGGCTACACCGCCAACTTCCTCCGCATGACCTTCGGCGTCCCGGCCGAACATTATGAGGTCAATCCGGTCATCGAGCGGGCAATGCGGCGGATCTTTATTCTCCATGCCGACCATGAGCAGAACGCGTCGACCTCGACTGTTCGCCTGGCCGGCTCGTCGGGCGCCAATCCGTTCGCCTGTATCGCGGCTGGCATCGCCTGCCTGTGGGGTCCCGCCCACGGCGGCGCCAACGAGGCGGCGCTGAACATGCTGCGCGAGATCGGCGACGTAAAGCGGATTCCGGAGTATATCGCCCGGGCCAAGGACAAGGACGACCCATTCCGCCTGATGGGCTTCGGCCACCGCGTCTACAAGAACTTCGACCCGCGGGCGAAGGTGATGAAGGCGACTGCCGACGAGGTGCTGAAGGAGCTCAACATCTCCGACCCCGTCCTCGATGTCGCCAAGGAACTCGAGCATATCGCGCTCAGCGACAGCTATTTCATCGACAAGAAGCTGTATCCGAATGTCGATTTCTACTCGGGCGTGATCCTCAACGCGATTGGCTTCCCGACGGAGATGTTCACCGCCCTTTTCGCGCTCGCCCGAACGGTCGGCTGGGTCGCGCAGTGGAACGAGATGATCGCCGATCCCGAACAGAAGATCGGCCGTCCGCGCCAGCTCTATACCGGCTCCGCGCAGCGCGACTACGTCCAGGTCGGCGACCGCAAGTAA
- the gltX gene encoding glutamate--tRNA ligase yields the protein MSASKVVTRFAPSPTGYLHIGGARTALFNWLFARHHGGTYLLRIEDTDRARSTQAAIDAILDGLSWLGIEGDGEPYFQSQFEKRHAEVAHQLIERGSAYRCYLTAEELKDRREKAQAERRPFRIDSEWRERTDGPADQPFVVRLKAPKDGETLIDDLVQGRVTVANAELDDFVLLRSDGTPTYMLAVVVDDHDMGVTHVVRGDDHLNNAFRQLAIVRAMGWPEPVYGHIPLIHGPDGAKLSKRHGALGVDAYRDEMGILPEALGNYLLRLGWGHGDDEIISREQAIEWFDIDHVGKSPSRFDLKKLENLNGHYIREADDARLATLAAARRGGREAEDLALLERAMPELKARAKDLNELAGAADFLFATRPLAVEPGAAALLDASSRHLLGQAHAALAKIENWDKEGTEEAVRAVADKAGLKLGKLAQPLRAALTGRTTSPGIFDVLALLGQTESLARIADQMTEQ from the coding sequence TTGAGCGCAAGCAAGGTCGTCACCCGGTTCGCCCCCTCGCCCACCGGTTACCTTCATATCGGCGGTGCCCGGACGGCGCTGTTCAACTGGCTGTTCGCGCGTCATCACGGCGGCACCTACCTGCTGCGGATCGAGGACACGGATCGCGCCCGCTCGACCCAGGCCGCGATCGACGCCATTCTCGACGGACTGTCATGGCTCGGGATCGAGGGCGACGGCGAGCCCTATTTCCAGTCGCAGTTCGAGAAGCGGCACGCCGAGGTTGCGCACCAGCTGATCGAGCGCGGTTCCGCCTATCGCTGCTACCTGACCGCCGAGGAGCTGAAGGATCGGCGCGAAAAGGCGCAGGCCGAGCGCCGCCCGTTCCGCATCGACAGTGAATGGCGTGAGCGGACGGACGGTCCCGCCGACCAGCCATTCGTCGTCCGCCTCAAGGCGCCGAAGGACGGCGAGACGCTTATCGACGACCTGGTCCAGGGCCGGGTCACGGTCGCCAACGCCGAACTCGACGACTTCGTCCTGCTCCGCTCCGACGGCACCCCCACCTACATGCTGGCGGTCGTAGTCGATGATCATGACATGGGCGTCACCCATGTGGTCCGCGGCGACGACCACCTCAACAACGCCTTCCGCCAACTGGCGATCGTCCGCGCGATGGGCTGGCCAGAGCCGGTCTACGGGCATATCCCGCTGATCCACGGGCCGGACGGGGCGAAGCTGTCCAAGCGCCACGGTGCACTCGGGGTCGACGCCTATCGCGACGAGATGGGGATCCTGCCCGAGGCGCTCGGCAACTACCTGCTCCGTCTCGGCTGGGGCCATGGCGACGACGAGATCATCAGCCGCGAGCAGGCGATCGAGTGGTTCGACATCGACCATGTCGGCAAGAGCCCGAGCCGATTCGACCTCAAGAAGCTCGAGAACCTCAACGGCCACTATATTAGGGAAGCGGACGACGCCCGGCTGGCGACGCTCGCGGCGGCCCGTCGCGGCGGGAGGGAGGCGGAGGATCTCGCCCTGCTCGAGCGCGCCATGCCGGAACTGAAGGCCCGGGCCAAGGATCTGAACGAGTTAGCGGGTGCCGCCGACTTCCTGTTCGCAACCCGGCCGCTCGCCGTCGAGCCCGGCGCGGCAGCCCTGCTTGACGCGTCGTCCCGCCATCTTCTCGGTCAGGCCCATGCTGCACTTGCGAAGATCGAGAACTGGGACAAAGAGGGGACGGAAGAAGCGGTTCGCGCGGTGGCTGACAAGGCCGGGCTCAAGCTCGGCAAGCTTGCCCAGCCACTGCGCGCGGCGCTGACGGGTCGGACGACCAGTCCGGGGATTTTTGATGTGCTCGCCCTTCTCGGCCAGACGGAAAGCCTGGCCCGGATCGCCGACCAGATGACGGAGCAATGA
- a CDS encoding ComEC/Rec2 family competence protein: MIGFGAGIAAWLALPGPSAWVSFLLIAAAASLAGFAAGGGRLERGIGWFGLAMALGCALLWARSALVAAPRLTSTGVVAVSGSVENVERLAARDVVRIILAPAPGRPRLRISIPEDAVPDLLAAGAEVRLRARLTPPMAKPLPGAHDFARDLWFAQIGGVGRALGTVEVTRPAPPRWSLDGLRTRLDRHIRSRLPPSEGAIATALVSGDQGAVPEVDAEAMRRSGLAHLLSVSGLHIAAVIGAAMFASLRLLALSERLALRFNLIVVSAVLGAVTGVGYTLLTGAQVPTVRSCLGALIVMLGMALGRDALSLRVIAVAALLILLARPEALAGASFQLSFAAVTVIVALHSTRFARTHLGPQEEGWVRRTVRSGAGLFLTGLAVEVGLMPFALYHFHRAGLYGVGANLVAIPLTTFVIMPLEALALLLDPLGLSGPLWKATGVAIRLLLWLAQTTAGASGSVVTVPSIPAWSFALMVGGGLWLCLWTTRWRWLGLLPIAGGALAAAATSPPDLLVTGDGRHLAIVDEAGTPAILRERSGDFIRDLLGESSGFDGELPPLAGATYARCTREACVAQLVRGGRSWRILALRSQQRLPWGTLVAACARADLVVAERSLPRGCAPRLVRLDGPALARSGGVSIRLSPTLRIDSVAEQVGDHPWRL, from the coding sequence GTGATCGGATTCGGCGCCGGGATCGCAGCTTGGCTGGCCCTGCCCGGACCATCGGCGTGGGTGAGTTTTCTGCTGATAGCGGCCGCAGCCTCGCTCGCGGGGTTTGCGGCCGGTGGGGGAAGGCTGGAGCGGGGGATCGGCTGGTTCGGGCTGGCGATGGCGCTGGGTTGCGCCTTGCTGTGGGCGCGCAGCGCGCTGGTGGCGGCGCCCCGCCTCACGAGCACGGGGGTGGTGGCGGTCTCCGGATCGGTCGAGAACGTCGAGCGGCTCGCGGCGCGCGACGTCGTCCGGATAATCCTGGCACCCGCGCCCGGCCGACCTCGGCTGCGCATCTCCATCCCCGAGGACGCGGTCCCAGACCTGCTCGCGGCCGGCGCTGAGGTGCGCCTCCGAGCCCGCCTGACGCCACCCATGGCCAAGCCGCTGCCGGGAGCCCACGACTTCGCCCGAGACTTGTGGTTCGCCCAGATCGGCGGGGTCGGTCGGGCGCTCGGCACGGTCGAGGTCACCCGACCAGCGCCGCCGAGATGGAGCCTCGACGGGCTTCGCACGCGGCTCGACCGCCACATCCGCTCGCGCCTGCCCCCAAGCGAAGGTGCGATCGCCACTGCGCTCGTCAGCGGCGACCAGGGCGCCGTCCCCGAGGTGGATGCCGAGGCGATGCGGCGGAGCGGCCTCGCGCACCTCCTGTCAGTTAGTGGCCTGCACATCGCCGCAGTGATTGGAGCCGCCATGTTCGCGAGCCTTCGCCTGCTGGCGCTGAGCGAGCGGCTGGCGCTCCGTTTCAATCTGATAGTCGTCTCGGCCGTGCTCGGCGCGGTGACCGGGGTCGGCTACACGCTGCTGACCGGCGCGCAGGTGCCGACGGTACGCAGCTGCCTCGGCGCGCTGATTGTGATGCTCGGCATGGCGCTCGGCCGCGACGCGCTGTCGCTCCGAGTCATCGCGGTGGCGGCCCTGCTAATCCTGCTCGCCCGCCCTGAGGCACTGGCCGGGGCCAGCTTCCAGCTGAGCTTCGCCGCGGTAACCGTGATCGTGGCGCTCCACTCGACCCGGTTCGCCCGAACCCACCTCGGCCCGCAGGAGGAGGGTTGGGTCCGGCGCACGGTTCGGTCCGGCGCCGGCCTGTTCCTGACTGGCCTTGCGGTCGAGGTGGGGCTGATGCCCTTCGCACTCTACCACTTCCACCGGGCCGGCCTCTACGGCGTTGGCGCCAACTTGGTGGCAATCCCCCTGACGACCTTCGTGATCATGCCGCTCGAGGCGCTGGCGCTGCTGCTCGACCCGCTTGGACTGTCCGGGCCGTTATGGAAGGCGACCGGCGTTGCGATTCGCTTGCTGCTGTGGCTCGCGCAGACAACCGCCGGGGCGAGCGGGAGCGTGGTGACCGTGCCGAGCATTCCCGCCTGGTCGTTCGCGCTGATGGTTGGGGGCGGCCTCTGGCTGTGCCTGTGGACGACGCGATGGCGATGGCTGGGACTGCTGCCAATCGCGGGCGGTGCCCTTGCCGCCGCCGCAACGAGCCCGCCGGACCTGTTGGTCACTGGCGACGGGCGGCACCTGGCGATCGTCGACGAAGCCGGGACCCCCGCCATTCTTCGCGAGCGGAGCGGGGACTTCATACGCGACCTGCTGGGCGAATCGTCGGGGTTCGACGGCGAACTGCCGCCGCTCGCCGGCGCGACCTACGCCCGCTGCACGCGCGAAGCCTGCGTCGCGCAGCTCGTCAGGGGCGGCCGAAGCTGGCGTATTCTCGCCCTCCGCTCACAGCAGCGCCTTCCGTGGGGAACGCTGGTCGCCGCTTGCGCGCGGGCGGACCTGGTCGTCGCCGAGCGGAGTTTGCCACGCGGCTGCGCCCCGCGCTTAGTTCGGCTGGATGGACCGGCACTGGCGCGCAGCGGCGGGGTCTCGATCCGCCTGTCACCCACGCTGCGCATCGACAGCGTCGCCGAGCAGGTCGGTGACCATCCATGGCGGCTCTAG
- a CDS encoding DUF3008 family protein → MPAKSKAQQKAAGAALAAKRGDAPESKLRGASKQMEESMTEKELEELASTKRKGKPEYVKPR, encoded by the coding sequence ATGCCCGCTAAATCGAAGGCTCAGCAGAAGGCCGCCGGCGCCGCTCTCGCCGCCAAGCGCGGCGACGCCCCTGAGTCGAAGCTGCGCGGTGCCTCCAAGCAGATGGAGGAGTCGATGACGGAAAAGGAGCTGGAAGAGCTCGCCAGCACCAAGCGCAAGGGCAAGCCGGAGTACGTCAAGCCGCGCTAG